One Belonocnema kinseyi isolate 2016_QV_RU_SX_M_011 chromosome 6, B_treatae_v1, whole genome shotgun sequence genomic region harbors:
- the LOC117175631 gene encoding probable DNA polymerase, translating to MSVWMILAQIYDVNGAVSDSIFFSKDPVSEFTKFATRKMSHFTETVCIAHNAKRFDAQFILSHLIKEKGLRNPPEIILNGASILLMKVNQTRFIDSLNYLHMPFRQLPEAFRLEEAKKGTFPHLFNTPENQEYIGKIPDAKYFSPNTMSREARESFYKWYEECVTSEYNFNLKEELKSYCINDVDILRKACLAFRALFLKVANVDPFIESIIIASACSKVFRTNDLKADQIGVIPNDGYRRADR from the coding sequence ATGAGTGTATGGATGATCCTGGCTCAAATATACGATGTAAATGGTGCGGTATCAGAcagtatattttttagtaaagatCCGGTTTCCGAGTTTACAAAATTTGCCACGCGAAAAATGAGTCATTTCACGGAAACCGTTTGTATAGCACATAATGCTAAACGGTTTGATGCTCAATTTATTTTGAGTCATCTTATTAAAGAGAAAGGGCTTAGAAATCcacctgaaattattttaaatggggCTAGCATCCTTTTGATGAAGGTAAATCAAACCCGTTTTATTGACAGCTTGAATTACCTTCACATGCCATTTAGACAATTGCCTGAAGCTTTTCGTTTAGAAGAGGCAAAGAAGGGTACATTTCCCCATTTATTTAATACTCCCGAAAATCAAGAGTACATTGGAAAAATACCTGATGCTAAATATTTTTCACCCAATACAATGTCTCGTGAGGCTCGGGAATCATTTTACAAGTGGTACGAAGAATGTGTCACatcagaatacaattttaatttaaaagaagaattgaaaTCATATTGTATAAATGATGTGGACATTCTTCGTAAAGCGTGTTTGgcttttagagcattatttcttaaagtTGCCAATGTTGATCCATTTATTGAGAGCATAATAATTGCATCGGCTTGCTCAAAAGTTTTCAGAACAAATGATCTAAAAGCTGATCAAATAGGTGTCATACCAAACGATGGTTATAGAAGGGCTGATAGATAG